In Juglans regia cultivar Chandler chromosome 13, Walnut 2.0, whole genome shotgun sequence, the following proteins share a genomic window:
- the LOC108987434 gene encoding uncharacterized protein LOC108987434 gives MSSSVASSTLPADPSNPYYLHHGDSLGSMLVTQVLTGDNYHSWRRSMLMALTAKNEVCFIDGSVPSPLDTSPLFQSWTRCNNMVLSWLLNSLSKEIAASVIYVDSAMEMRFDLKERFSQGCGPQIFQLQNSIASLT, from the coding sequence ATGTCTTCCTCTGTTGCTTCTTCTACTCTTCCAGCGGATCCTTCCAATCCATATTACCTTCATCATGGTGATAGTCTAGGATCAATGCTAGTTACTCAGGTTCTTACAGGTGATAATTATCACTCATGGCGCCGTTCCATGCTCATGGCATTAACTGCCAAGAACGAAGTCTGCTTCATCGATGGCTCTGTTCCTTCTCCTCTAGATACTTCTCCATTGTTTCAGTCTTGGACTAGATGCAACAACATGGTACTTTCCTGGTTACTTAATTCTCTTTCTAAAGAGATTGCTGCTAGTGTCATCTATGTCGATTCTGCCATGGAGATGCGGTTTGATCTTAAAGAGAGGTTTTCTCAAGGCTGTGGCCCTCAGATTTTTCAATTGCAAA